The segment CCGGCATAACAGGGTCTCATCCCTTTGCAGGAGGGTTCTTCATCAACGGCCTGTGTCCGCGCACACTATCGACCGGCCCCAACATGAAAGGGGACGCTTACCGATTCCTTTCAAAGGGGATTCGATCTTCAGATGATCTTGATCGCGTCGAACTTGCATGCCTCGTAACACGCCCCGCAGCGGATACAGGTCGCCGCATCGATCCGGTGGACTTCCTTCTTTTCGCCCTGAATGGCGCCGCTCGGGCAGACCCTTGCGCAGACGTGGCAGCCCGTGCACGCCTCGCTGTCAACGACGTAGGAAATCAGGGCCTTGCACACCCCGGCCGGACAGCGCTTGTCGCGGATGTGCGCCTCGTATTCCTCCCGGAAGTAGCGCAGCGTCGTGAGCACAGGATTGGGCGCGGACTGCCCCAGGGCGCAGAGGGCCCCGTCTTTTATCGCGCCCCCCATCCAGGTGAGCGTCTCCAGGTCTTCCATCTTCCCTTCGCCCTCGGTGATTCGATCGAGGATGCGCCGCATCTGCAGGATCCCCTCCCGGCAGGGCGTACACTTGCCGCAGGATTCCTCCTCCATAAACCTTAGAAAATACTTGGCCACATCCACCATGCAGGTCCGTTCATCCATGACGATCATCCCGCCCGACCCCATCATGGAACCGATCTCGGTCAGGGCATCGAAATCGACCGCCATGTCCAGAAACTGTTCGGGGATGCATCCGCCGGAAGGCCCGCCTGTCTGGACGGCCTTGAAGCGGCGGCCGCCCGGGATCCCCCCGCCGATATCGAAGATGATCTCCCGGAGGGTCGTGCCCATGGGCACCTCGACGAGGCCCGTGTTGTTGATCTTTCCCACGAGCGAAAAGATCTTCGTGCCCTTGCTCCCGGCCGTGCCGATGTTCCGATACCATGAAACGCCGTTGCGGATGATCAGGGGGACGTTCGCCCATGTCTCCACGTTATTCAAACACGTCGGCCGGTCAAAAAGGCCTTTGTCGGTCGCGTGCACGTATTTCGCCCTGGGCTCGCCCGCCCGCCCTTCGATGGAGGCGAAGAGGGCCGAGGACTCGCCGCAGACGAACGCCCCGCCCCC is part of the Desulfatiglans anilini DSM 4660 genome and harbors:
- a CDS encoding NADH-ubiquinone oxidoreductase-F iron-sulfur binding region domain-containing protein, with the translated sequence GGGAFVCGESSALFASIEGRAGEPRAKYVHATDKGLFDRPTCLNNVETWANVPLIIRNGVSWYRNIGTAGSKGTKIFSLVGKINNTGLVEVPMGTTLREIIFDIGGGIPGGRRFKAVQTGGPSGGCIPEQFLDMAVDFDALTEIGSMMGSGGMIVMDERTCMVDVAKYFLRFMEEESCGKCTPCREGILQMRRILDRITEGEGKMEDLETLTWMGGAIKDGALCALGQSAPNPVLTTLRYFREEYEAHIRDKRCPAGVCKALISYVVDSEACTGCHVCARVCPSGAIQGEKKEVHRIDAATCIRCGACYEACKFDAIKII